From the Ilumatobacteraceae bacterium genome, the window CTGCCGGTCCGACGAACAGGTAGGCGTGGACGGGATCGGCGGCAGCACGCTCGAGTCGCTCGACGGCGTCGTGCTGACCGACGACGGACGACCAGACGGATTCGGCGACGGTCATCCGACACCCAGCCGATCCCGGACGGCGTCGCGGATCGCCGCCGTGACGTCGTCGGGGTCACCCGATGCGTCGATCACGACCCAGTGATCCGGATCGTCGGATGCCATGGTCGCGAACCCGCGGTCGACCCGGCCGTGGAAGTCGTCGCCGGCGAGTTCGAACCGATCGCGGTCGCGCTTGGCCATGCGCCGTGCGGTCACGTCGTCCGGCACGGTGAGCAGGATCACCAGGTCGGGCCAGGTTTCGCCGATCGCCCATTCGTTGATCAGCCGCACCTGCTCGAGCGGCAGGCCTCGGCCGTAGCCCTGATAGGCGAGGGTGGAGTACACCGATCGATCGCTGACCACGTGGCGGCCCGCGGCGAGGGCGGGACGGACGACTTCGGCCAGGTGTTGCGCCCGGTCGGCGGCGACGATCAGCGTCTCGGCGTGGTCGTCGAGGTCGGTGACCGACGTGTCGTGGAGGATCTCGCGGAGCCGTCGACCGATCGCCGTGCCGCCGGTCTCGCGTGTGATCACGGCGTCGAGGTGCTCGGCGAGTCGCGCCGCGTGCGTGCTCTTGCCGCAGGCCTCGGCACCCTCGAACGCGATGTAGAACGGCATCGGGCGGCCACCCTACTGGCGGCGACCCGATCCTTCGATCTCAGTCGTCGTCGCTCCCGGCAGCGTCGCCGCCGTGTCGATCGGCGGTGTCGTGTTCGCCGTCGGCCACTGGGTGGGTCGCGGCGTCGGCGGCGTCATCGCCGGGTCGCGGCGCCGGCTCGTCGAAGTCGTCGAAACGGCTGGTCTCGGGTGCCAGCACCGTGCGAGCGGCCGGTGCCGGCCCCTTGGGAGGCCTGGCCGGTGCGTAGAGCCCCCACAGCACGCCGAGGGCGATGCCGGCCACCACGAGCACGATCGTGGTGACGAGGCTCAGCGAGACGACCTTGGTGACGACGGCGACGACGGCGAGGCCGAGCCCCATCAGGAGGCCCCAGATCGATCCGCGGATCGGATGCCGTTTCGTCTCGGTCTGTCCGGGGGTCATCGTGGTTCGTGTCGATGCGGTCATGTCACACCTTCCAGGTCCGTGCCGGTCGGGCGTTGAACAGGATGCCGAACAGGCCACCGCCCAGCAGGGCGAGTCCGGCCAGCCCGACGGGGTCGGTCAGCCCGTTGCCGAGGAACTCGACGTGGCCCTTCCCCATGCACGGGCCGAGGTTCGCGGAGGTCAGCTCGCCTTCGACCCGCACCTTGGCGCTGAACTTCACCGGCAGGTCGTCGGCGAGGTCGACCAGGCCGGCGTTGCGGTTGTTCCCCGACGAGTTCGGATCGCCACCGGAATCGAGGCTGATCCCGCTCGTCTTCAGTGACCAGCGGTGCTCCATCGGTCCGTCGCCGGAGCGGGGCATGAAGCCGAAGTAGACGACGACGCCACGGGTGTCGACGCGGAACGGGTTGGCCGAGGTGAACGCCTGGTCGCCGTCGAGGAGGTCGATCGGCGGTCCGTCGTCGCCGGTGTCGAACGCGGCGTCGATCCGCCGTCCGTCCTGGTCGAACGAGAAGGCGAAGCCTCCGCACGGGCCGGTCACCTCGCTGCCGGTACCGAAGTCGTCGACGTCGGTCGACAGTTCGGTGAGCTCGACCAGTTGGCCGAAGAGCATGTCGGCCTCGTCGAGGTCGTACTCGCCCGGGTCGCCCTCGGGGATCAGCGCTCGAATCGCCTCGAGCGCCTCGTCGTCGATCGTCGGCGGAGGCGGACTGCCGGCGTCGACGGTGCCGCCACCGATCACGCACATCACCCCGATCACCAGCGCTCCCCAGCGCCATCGTGTTCGTCCCGTCATGACCGCCCCCTTCCAGGTCGTCTCGACATGTGAGACGGTACCTCACCCGATCGGGTGAAGGTACGGAATTGGCCGGGCGCGGCCCACCGGGCGTTCCGGTGGGGGAGGGGTCAGGCGTCGTCGTCGGGAGCGACGGTCGACTTCGCGGCGGCTTGTCGGGCTGCCGTCTTCTTCGCTGCCGTCTTCTTCGCAGCGGTCTTCTTCGCGGCCGCCTTCTTCGCCGGCTTCTTCTTGGCGGCGGCCTTCTTCTTGGTGGCTTTCTTGGCCGTGCCACCCTTGGCCGCGACGACGTCGCGACGGATCGCGAGCAACTCGAACGCACGCTCGGGCGAGATCTCTTCGATCCGGTCGCCCTTGCCGATCGATGCGTTGGTCTCGCCGTCGG encodes:
- the tmk gene encoding dTMP kinase, which produces MPFYIAFEGAEACGKSTHAARLAEHLDAVITRETGGTAIGRRLREILHDTSVTDLDDHAETLIVAADRAQHLAEVVRPALAAGRHVVSDRSVYSTLAYQGYGRGLPLEQVRLINEWAIGETWPDLVILLTVPDDVTARRMAKRDRDRFELAGDDFHGRVDRGFATMASDDPDHWVVIDASGDPDDVTAAIRDAVRDRLGVG